The genome window GAGGCTGGTGTCGATGTCCTTGACGCTGTTGAGCATGCCTGCGCACAGCACGATATCCACGCTGTTGCTGGCCAGGCCCTGCGGGCGGTAGTCCTGGTCGATGTCGAGCACGCCGTAGCGCACCCATGGCTGGTCGGCAAAACGCTGCTTGGCCGCCGGCAGGAAAAACGCGGTCATGTCAGTGAACAGGTAATCGACGTCCAGGCCATCGAGCAGGCTGATCACCGACGCGCTGGTGGCGCCAGTGCCGGCACCGATTTCGAGGATGCGCAGCGGTCCGTCACCCTCATGGTGGGTGGCGAGTCGATTGATCAACGCCGCGATGCTGTGGTTGTTGTAGCGCGACACCGCATCCCCGCCGTACAGCTGCAAGGCACGCTCCTGACGGCCCTGGGGGAACAACAGGTCGAACGGGTTGACTTCGCCGCGCAACAATTGCGGCAACTGGCGCACGTGGTCGAGCTGATAGTCGAGCAGCGCCTGGCTGCACAGGCCCGAGGTGACGGCTTGCTCCACCCGGCCCCAGGCCAGCGCCGGTTCCGGTGCAGTGTGTGGCAGGCGATAGCGCGTGTGCTCAAGGCGCAACAGGCCCGCTGCACACAAGGCCTCCAGCCAACGGCGCACCAGCCAGTGATGGCGGGGTTCTGCCTGCAAAGCCCGCAGGATGTGCTCGACATCCGGCTCGACCTGCTCAGCGCGGAACAGCCCGGCCTTGAGCATCACGTCCAGCATTGAGCTCAAGGCGGCGGCATTGAGGTCGGCCTGATAGGCGTGCACCTGTTGTGCTTCGAAGGAGCCGACCTGGTTCTCGGCATAGCGGTTGACGGCATTGAGCAACGGCGCTCCAGGCAGCGGCGCAGGTTCGGCACGCGCCGGGGTGACAAACGCCAGCAGCTCGCCGTTGAGCAGGCTGGCCGCGCCGTCCACGCCTGGTGTGGCGAGCAATGCGGCGTCGATTTCGCCCAATTCCACGCGGTGCCCACGCACCTTGACCTGGCCATCCTCACGGCCGAGGAATTCCAGTTCGCCACCCGGCAGGTAGCGCCCACGGTCGCCGGTGCGGTACAGGCGCTGGCCGTCGAGAGGGTGGGCAAAGAAGCGTGCCTCACTGAGTGCCTGATCCCCCAGGTAACCCTGGGCCAGCCCGACACCGGTGATGTACAGCTCGCCGGGCACCCAGGTCGGCGCATCGCGCCATTGGCCGTCGAGCACACGAAAGCCCTGGTTGGCCAGGGGCAGGCCGTAGGGGATGCTGCGCCACGCCGGGTCAATGGTGCCGATGGGGTGCAGGTTGGACCAGATCGACGCCTCGGTCGCACCGCCCAGGCCGACCAGCTTCAGGCCGGGCAGCAACGCGTGCAGTTGTGGCGGCAGGTTCAACGGGATCCAGTCACCGGACAACAGCGCCAGGCGCAGGCTGTCCAGTGGCCGTGGCTCGGCCTGCAGGTAGTGGGCGAGCATGTGCAACTGCGCCGGCACCGAATTCCACAGCGTGACCTGATGGCGCTGCACCTGTTCGGCCCAGTGCGAAGGGTCTGCGCCCCGCGCCGGGTCGGGCAGTACCAGCGTGCCGCCTACGGCAAGCGGGCCGAACAGGTCGTACACCGACAGATCGAAACTCAGCTGCGCCAGCCCGAGCACGCGGTCGCCGGCGTTGACCTGGAAGCGCCGGTTGATGTCTTGCACGGTATTGAGCGCGGCACGATGACTGATCATCACGCCCTTGGGCTCGCCGGTGGAGCCGGAGGTGTAGATCACATAGGCCAGGTCATCGGCGCTGGCATCGACGGTTTCGAAACCCGGTGCAGCCGGCGGCAGTTGGTCCACGGCATGAAACTGCACGGCATGCGGCAGTGGCGTATCGGGCAGGGCGCGGGATTGCCCCAGCACATGGCGTACCCCTGCGCCCTGCAGGATGCGGTCGCGCCGGGCGGCCGGCGCGCTGCTGTCGAGGGGCAGGTAGGCGGCGCCCGCCAGCAGCGCACCGTAGGCGGCCACCACCTGGTCGAGGCCCTTGGGAATCAGGATCGCCACCGGTTCCTGGGCGGCGCAGCCGGCGTCACGCAGGGTCGAGGCCACCGCCAGGGCGCGGGCGACGAGTTCTGCGTAAGTCAGGCTGCCATGGGCGTCGATCACCGCCACGGCATTGGGGTGTTCCCAGGCCATGGCCAGCAAGCCGTCATGCAGGCGGCCGGTGGGCAAGGGGGCGGCGGTGGCATTCGCGGCCAGGCGCTCGCGTTGCTGCCAGGCCGGCAAGGGCACATCGATGGGATGGTCCCAGGCCGCCGGGTCATTCGCCAGCAGCTGCAATTGGGCGAGTAAGGCCTGCTGCATGTCCTCGATCAAGCCTTCAGGGAACACGCCCTGGCGTACGTCCCAGTGGATGTGCAAGCCGTGACGGTCATCCATCACCTGGCAGTCCAGCGTCACTTGCGGGGTCTGGGTGATCCCGTGGCCGACCTGGCGTTGACTGCCCGCTGGCGGTTCGACGCCCAGGCCGATGGCGCTGGTGAACACCACCGGCATGGCGGCGGCCTCACGTCCGCGTCGACGGCCGATTTCCCGCATCACTTGGATACCGGAAAACAGCCGGTGCTCCAGGTCGGCAAACAACTGACCGCCCAATTGCCGGGCCTGGTGGGTGAAGTCCTGGCCCTGGGGATCCTTGACGTGCAGCAGGCTGACCGAGGTGAAATCCCCCACCAGCCGATCCACCTGCGGGTGCAGTGGCAAGCGGTTGAGCAACGTCAGGTTGAGGCTGAAGGCGGGTTGTTGGCTCCAGCGTTGCAAGGTGCCGACATAAGCGGCGAGCACCACCAGGGTCGGCGTGAGGCCGCGCTCGCTGGCGGCGCTCTTGAGGGCTGCCCAGTGCGTAGGGTCCAGGTGCGCCGACTGGCGCTGGAAGCGCGGCACGCTGATGTCTTCGCCACTCAGCGGCGTGGGCAGCCGGGGCGCGGCGGGCAACTCATCGATACGCGCCAGCCAGTAGTCGCGGTCGCGTTGATGACGGCTGCCTTCGAGCAGTCCACGCTCGGCCAGCAGGTAGTCACGGAAGCTGATGTCCAGGGCCGGCAACACCGCCTGAGGGTCGTGCAGCAATTGCTCCAGCTCATTGAACAGCAACTGCGCGCTGGCCCAGTCGGCAAGCAATGAGTCCATGGAAAAGTGCAGCGTGTCGCCGTTGTCACTGTGGCTCAGGCGCAATTCGAAGAGGGGCCAGACGTCGGTGGGGTAAAGCTTTTGCTCCATGGCCTGGCGGATCTGTTGCACGGCCTGTTGGTGCTGCTCGCGGGTGGCGCCCCGCAGGTCCGTGACGGCTACCGGGTAGTGGCCGACGTCGGCGAGAACCCGTTGCGAACCTTCGCTGGCGATCACGGCGCGAAGCATCGGGTGACGGGCGATCAGTTGGTTCCAGGCCTGTTCCACCCGTTGCGGGTCGAGGCTCGGCCAACTCAGTTCGAGGTAGCCATGGCAGGCCACGTTGCCGTAGCCAAATGATGATTGGCGCCCCAGCAGGTAGGCGTTCTGCACATCGGTCAGGGGAAAGGGCGCGTGGTACTGCGCCGGGTCGGCCTCGACCAGCGGGTGCTCCTGGCGTTCCAGCAGTTGCAGGATTTGCTGCTTGTGTTCACGCAACTGGGCCAGGCGTTCGGCGTTGAGCAGGCCTTGGGGCGCGCGGAATTTCAGTTGGCCATCCTGTGGCCAGAGTTCGACGCCCAGGGACTTGAGTTCGTTTAACAGTGTGGCGGCGGGCATGGCTACAGCTCCTGGAAAAAGGGAAGGGTGCGCGGGCATCAAATGGCGCCTTCTTCAACGGGGTGCGAGGTGGGCCGGCGCTCAAGGATTTGCGCCACGTCCACCAGGGTGGCGGCGCCGAACAGCTGGCCCATGGGCAGTTCCAGGCCCAGGCGGCTGCGCAGCATTTCGAGGAAACGCGTGGCCAGCAGGCTGTCGCCGCCCAGGCGGAAAAAGTTGTCATGGCGCGACACGCCCGGCACGTTGAGCAAGTGCTGCCAGAGTTCGGCGATCACCTGCTCGGTGGGGCCTCGGGGTTGTTCGTCCACGGGCGGGCGCGAGCGTGCAGCGGCGGCCAACGGTGCCAGCAGCGCCCGGCGGTCGACTTTGCCGTTGCTGCTCAGCGGCAGGTGCTCCAGTACCAGGATCTGTTCCGGGCGCATATACGCCGGCAGGCACTGTTCCAGATGTTGCGCCAATGCTTCGGCGCAGGTACTGGCGGTGACGGCAGCCATCAGCCGGTTGTCCGCCACCAGCGCCACGGCGCTGCTCACGCAGGCATGCCGGGCCAGGGCGGCTTCGATTTCACCCAGTTCGATGCGATGGCCACGGATTTTCACCTGGGTATCGGCGCGACCGAGAAACTCCAGCAGCCCCTCGGGGCGATAGCGACCCAGGTCGCCGGTGCGGTACCAGCCGTCGACAAAGCGTTCGGCATTCAACTGCGGTGCATGGCGGTAGCCACGGGCGACACCGGCACCGCCGATCCACAGCTCGCCGGTGACCCAGTCCGGGCAATCGCGACCCACGCTATCGACCACCCGATACGCCTGGTTGGCCAGCGGCACGCCGTAGGGAATCGAGCGCCAGCCGGGCAGCGTGTGGCGCACCTCGAAGTGGTTGGACCAGATCGCCGCTTCGGTGGCACCGCCCAGGGCAATGAAGCGGCACGGCGCGGCCTGTTGCTGCAGGCGCTGGGGCAGGTCGAGGCCGATCCAGTCGCCGGACAGCAAGGCCACCTTCAGGGCCAGCGGCTGGCGCTCATGATCATTGGCTTCCAGCAGCATATCGAGCAGCGCCGGCACGCTGTTCCACAGTGTCACGTGGTGCTGTTGCAGGGCCTTGAGCCAGGCCCGTGCATCGCGGCGCTGGTCTTCTTCGATCAACACCAGGGCGCCGCCTACCGACAGCAGGCCGAACAGGTCGTACACCGACAGGTCGAAGTCCAGCGCCGACAGGGCCAGCCCACGGTCGGTGGCGTCGATGCCATAGCAGCGGTTGATCTCGGCCACGGTGTTCATCGCGGCCCGGTGGGTCATCTCCACGCCCTTGGGTTGGCCGGTCGAGCCGGAGGTGTAGATCACGTAAGCCAGCTCGTGTGCCGCCAGCGTGCGCGGCGCGGCCAGGGGTGTGGCTTTCTGCGCGAGGGATGGCTTCAGGTGCTGGACGCTCGGCAGCTGCGGGTCATGCTCGGCGAGCATCAGGGTCACGCCGGCCTGTTGCAGGATGCGTTGGCAGCGTTGCAGCGGTTGGTCCACACCTACCGGCAGATACGCGGCCCCCGCGGCCAATATGCCCAGCACGCTGGCGATCTGTTGCGGGCCTTTGGCCAGGGACACGGCTACCAGGTCACCCGGTGCGACGCCGGCGTCGACCAGGCTGTGGGCGATACGCAGCGCGCGGTCGGCGAGCTCGCCATAACTCAGGGCGCCGTGCGCGCCCCACAGCAGGGCCGGGCGTTGCGGCGCCTGGCGCGCCTGTTCAAAGAACCCCTGGTGCAGCGTCGGGTCACCCGGCACGCCTGGCCCTGGGGCATTGAGCTGTGCACGCAGCGCTGCCTGGGCCACCGGCAGCAGGTCCGGCGGTGCGCTGTCCCAGGGCTGTTCGGCCAGCCAGTCGAGGCTCTGCAGGTAGGCGGCGAACAACGCTTCGACCAGGCCTTCGGGAAACAGCCCAACCACGCGGTCCCAGTTCAAGGCGATGCCGCCGTCGGCTTCCACCACTTGATGGTCAAGCCACACCTGCGGCGTTTGCGTGAGGCCGAACACCTGCTTGGCGAACGGCCCGTCCTGGGGGGCGGCGGTGCCGTCCGGCACGCCCAGCGCACTGGTGAAGACCACGGGCATGCTCACCTGTTGCTCACCGTTGGTGCGGGCCAGTTGCCGCAACAGGCTGACCGAACCCATGCAGCGGTGCTCCAGCGCTTCGCCCAGGGTTTGCTGGGTGCGCCGGGCGCGGTCGATCCAGCGTTCGCCGGGCACAGGCACATAACCGAGCAGGGTCAGCGAGGTGAAGTCGCCGAGTACCTGGTCGATCTGTGGGTGCAAGGGGCGGCGGTCGAACAGGGTGAGGTTGAGGCTCAGGTCCGGGCGTGTACTCCAGCGTCCAAGGGTTTCGGCGAAGGCACAGAGCAATACGGCCGAGGCGGTCAGGCCATGCTGCTGGGCCTTGGCCAGGATCGCCTGCCAGGCCTCGGCGCCGATTTGCCCTTGCAGGCGTTCGAAGCGCGGGCGTCCCAGGCTGGCGGGGTCGGCGGCGAGCGGCAGTTGCGGAGCGGGTGGCAGCGCGGGCAAGCGTTCCTCCCAGAAGCGCTGTGCGGCCTGCCGTTCGGCGGGCTCGACGGCGGACTGCAACTGGTAGTCGCGGAACGACAGTTCCAGCGCCGGCAATGCTTGCTCGGGCTGACGGTACAAGGCGTCAAGCTCGGTGTAGAAGCGCAGGATGCTCAGGGCGTCCAGGATCAGGTTGTCCAGGCTGATGGCCAGCCGGGAATGTCGCCCGAACGTCACGGCCTGCACATCGAACAGCGGCCACTGGCCTGGATCGAACACGCGATGGGCGCAGTGCTCGCGCAGGTCGTCAAGGCTGGCATGGCCCTGGCCGATAACGAACGCGGGCACCTCGCGCAGAATGCGCGCCTGGCCTGCTTGATCGAACACCGCACGGAGCATGTCGTGACGCTCGATCAGGCGCTGCAGCGCGTGTTGCAGGCGCGGCAGGTCGAGGTCTTCGACGTCGTATTCACGGTAGAAGTGGCAGCTCACGCCACCGAGCACCAGGCTTGGGTCACGGCCCAGCCAGTAAGCTTGCTGCACCTCGGTCATGGGGAAGGGCGCATGGCGTTGCGCTAGGTCGGGCACCACTGAGCGTAAGGGTTTGGCCTCGACCTCCTGGTGCAAGTCGGCACAGAACTGCGCGAGCACCGGTTTGGCAAACACCTGGGCGATACGCGCACCGCCCAACCCCTGCTCAGCCAGCAGGCGCACCAGGCGCGTGGCACTCAAAGAGTCGCCGCCGAGGGCAAAAAAATTGTGCTCGCGACACACCGTGCCGCAGCCCAGCAAGTGTTGCCAGGCCAGGGCTACCTGCTGTTCCACACGGCCTTGGGGCGGCGACAGATCAAGCTGCGCGCCGCTGTGGTTGGCGGCCAGCCAGCCGTTGAGCACCTTGCGGTCGACCTTGCCATTGGCGGTCAGCGGCCATTGCGCGCAGCCAAGGATCAGCGTGGGGATCATATACGCCGGCAGGCGTTCGGCCAGGTCGGGTAGTTCGACCTTTGTGGGCTGCACCGGGCCGTCCGCCAGGCGTACCACAGCGGCCAGGTGCTGGCCGCTGAGCAGCGCCACTGCCTGCTCGACGCCGGGGCTGGCGAGCAGCGCGCTTTCCACTTCCCCGGCTTCGATGCGGTAACCGTGCAGTTTGAGCTGGAAGTCGGTACGCCCGAGGAATTCGACGTTGCCGTCGGGGTGGTAGCGTGCGCTGTCACCGGTGCGGTACCAGCGCAGGCCCTGGTACTCGACAAACCGTTCGGCGCTGCGTACCGGATCATGGCGATAGCCTTCGGCAACACCGGTCCCGCCGATCCACAGCTCACCGGCGACCCAGTCCGGGCAGTCGCGACCCAGGTGGTCGACGATGCGCAGGCTGACGTTGTCCAGTGGCTTGCCATAGGGCAGGCAATGCCAGTGCAGCACCTGGCCGGGGTGCACTTCGAACAGGGTCGAGTGAATCGCGGTTTCCGTGGCGCCACCCAGCGCCATGAAACGGCAGCCGGGCGCCTGGGCCCACAGCCGCTGTGGCAGGTCCGGGGCGACTTTATCACCGCCCAGCAACACCGCACGCAGCGGCAGGGCAGCGTCTTCGGCGGCACAACCGAGCAGCATGTCGAGCAGCGCCGGCACACAGTTGAGCACGCTGGCGCGGTGCTGCACGGCCAGCGCACGCCAGCGTTCGGCGTCACGTTGCGCCTCGGGTTCGATGATGATCACCGCCGCGCCGGTGCCCAGCGCGGCAAACAGGTCGAACACCGACAAGTCGAACTCCAGCGCGGAAAGCGCCAGGACGCGGTCGTCGCTGCCCAGTTGCAGGCGTCGTTGCAGGTCTTCCAGGGTATTGGCAGCCGCCAGATGGCTGATTTCCACGCCTTTGGGCTCGCCGGTGGAGCCCGAGGTATAGAGGATGTAGGCCAGGTCGTTGACGCTGCCGGGCCTTGGTGCGTCCAGCGCTGCGGCGCAGGTGGGCAATTGCGTGAGCAACAGGCGTGCGCCTGACGAGGCGCAGATCTTCTGGCAACGGGCGACAGGCTGGTCATGACCGATCGGCAGGTAGGTGGCACTGCAGGCCAGGATGCCCAGCACCGCGATCACTTGCTCAGGCCCCTTGGGCAGTTGCAGGGCCACCACATCGCCGCGCCCGATGCCCTGGGCTTGCAGGGACGCCGCCACCTGCAAGGCGCGCTCGGCGAGTTCGGCATAAGTGATGGCTGCCAGATCAGCCTGCAGCAGCGCGGGCGCATCGGGGGTCAGGCGGGCCTGGGCAAAAAACGCCTCGTGCAGGCGTTGGGTCGGCAGCGCAGCCGCCTGGCCTTGAGCTGCGTTGCGCACCGCCCGTTGAGTGGCGGGGAGCAGCGCGGGCGGCGCGCTGTGCCAGGCTGAAGACTCGCGGCACAGGCGTTGCAGCACGTCGGTATAGGCGTTGAACAACCCGTCCAGCACACCCTCGGCGAACAAGCCTTCGCGAGCATCCAGGTTGACCAGGATGCCGCCGTCCAGTTCGGTGACCTGTGCGTCAAGCCACACCTGCGGCCCCTGGGAAATGATCCACGCCGGCTCGCCAAAGCTCTGCTGCACACCGTCGGCGAACAGCTCGCCCAGGCCCAGCGCGCTGGTGTACACCACAGGCGCCAGCACTTGCTCACCGCGTTGTCGGGACAGCTCGCGCAGCACCTCCAGGCCGGAAAAGGCGCTGTGCCCGGCATCCGCGTGGAAGCGCTTCTGCAAGGCCTTGGCGCGGGTGACAAAGCTGCCGGCCACGCGGCCATCCCAGGCCAATAGAAGGGAGGAGGTGAAGTCGCCGACCACCCGGTCGATGTCCGCATGCAACGCTGTGCGATTGAACAGTGGCAGGTTGAGCAACAGTTCGGGGCTATCACTCCAGGTGCCGAGGGCTTCACAGAACACTGCCGCCAGGGCCATGGCCGGGGTCAGCGCGTGCTCGCGGGCATGCCGTTCAAAGGCTTTGCGGTGGGATGGCGACAGCCAGTGGTGACGGCGTCGTACCTGGTGATCATCGCCTTGTGGGTTGATCGGCAGACTCGGCGCGGCAGGCAGTTGATCCAGGCGCTGCAACCAGTACTCGCGCGCTTGCGCATGGCGTTCGCGCGGCTCTGGGCCGGCCTGTTCCTGGCGCAGGTCGGCCAGGTAGCGGGCAAAGGTGTAGCCCAGCGCAGGCAGGGGCTGGCCACGGTACAGCTGCACCAGGTCGCCAAGCAGGGTGCGCAGGCTCAGCGCGTCGGCGGCGAGCATGTCCAGGTTCAGGTGAAGGCGCGTGCCGTGGGGCAGCAAGGACAATTGGATGTCCAGCACCTGGCCCTGGTCCACGGCCAGTTGGCGATGGGACAACTCGCTGCGCAACGCGGCGAGGCGCTGCTGCACCTGCTCGGCGCTGGCCTGGCGCAGGTCATGCACTTTCAGGCCCGACCACGGGCTGTGCGCGAGAATCTGCTGGCGGCCGTCCTCCAGAAATTGCGCCCGCAACATCGGGTGGCGCGCCAGCAGTGCACGCACGGCCGCGTCCAGCCGGATCGGGTCAACGTCGTGTCCGTCGAATTCGTTATAGAAGTGGGCCGCCACGCCGCCCAGCTGTTGGCCGGGTGTGCGCCCGATCCAGTAAGCGTGTTGCATGGGCGCCAGTTCGAAGGGTTGCCCGTCGTCCTGGGCGGTGCTGACGGCGCGGGGGGCGAGGGCGGCGCTGTCGAGCAGGCTCAGCCAGGCACACAGGCGCGGGTCTGCCACCAGCTCGGCAAAGCGCGCGGCGAGGCCGTGGCGGCGCCATTGGCCGGCGAGGCGAATCAGGGTGACGGAGTCCAGCCCCCATTCAATCAGGTTGGCCTCCAGGGGAATCTGGTCGGCGGGCTGGCCGAGGGCTTCGGACAGGGACTGGCGCAGCAGTGTTGCGGTTGAGGTGCTGGGAGTGGCCATGGCTCAACGTCTTCTCATCGCTAGGGCCCGGGCCGGGGTTGGCCCAGGCGCTGGGGGCAGGCAGTTACATGGGGGAAGATGCTAGTCATTCTCATTTTGGCGACTACCCGCATCGAATCGTTTTTGCCCCGTATCCGTTTGGGCGGTGCGGGTTTGAGCACTGGCGCCGTGGGACGCCGCGCCGAATGCTCGTGCGATACGGTTGGAAAATGACTTGAATCGGGTAGAGCCCGCCCCACGGCCTTGACTACCGTCGCTCGCCGCCCTCTTGCAGGGCTTGTCCTCGAGGGAGTTGCGGATGTCAGTTGATTCAGGTTTACAGGTGCGCGGCCTGCGCAAGCGCTACACCAATGGGGTCGAGGCGCTGCGCGGCGTGGACCTGAGCGTCGGCCCAGGCATGTACGGTTTGCTCGGCCCCAACGGCGCAGGCAAAAGCAGCCTGATGCGCACCCTTGCGACCTTGCAGCAAGCGGATGCGGGCAGCATTCACCTGGATGGCGTGGACGTGCTGGCCGATGCCGATCATTTGCGCCGCCGACTGGGTTACCTGCCACAGCAGTTGGGCGCCTACCCAGGGGTGAGTGCGCGGGACCTGCTTGACCGCTTTGCCTGGCTCAAGGGCCGCACCGATCAGCGCCAGCGCCGTGAAGAAATCGAGGGCCTGCTGGACAAGGTCAATTTGCAGCAGGCCGCCCACCGTGCGCTCGCCACCTATTCGGGCGGCATGCTGCGCCGCTTTGGCATCGCCATGGCGCTGGTGGGTTCACCGCGCTTGCTGATCGTCGATGAGCCCACGGCGGGCCTGGATCCGGCCGAACGCAATCGATTCCATCGGGTGCTGGCCGACGTGGCCGCCGAGTCCATCGTGCTGCTCTCGACGCATATCGTGGAAGACGTCGAGAACCTGTGCAGCCGCCTGGCGGTCCTGGCGCGTGGGCAGATCATTGTCGAGGGGCGCCCGGCCGACCTGCTCGGTGCCGAGCAAGGCCGCTTGTGGGAGGCGCCGTTTGGCCGTGGCGAGCCGCTGCCCGCCGCGCTGCATGTAGCGGCGAGCCCCGAAGGCAGCCGCGTGATCGTGCATGGCGAGCGTCCCGCCGACCCACGCTTCGTGCCTCACGCCCCACGCCTGGAAGACATCTATTACCTGGCACTGGCCCAGGCCGGCGAGGCCGTGGACGTATGAATACCTTCGCTTTAGTGATGCGCGAGGCCTGGGTGGAAGTGCGTGCCGGGCTGCGCAGCGGCATTCCGCTGCTGGTGTTTCTCGGCCTCACCGGCTACCTGCTGATGTCCCTGACCAATGCCGACTACGTGCAGAAGATGGGCGCCAGTGACATCGCCCGCAATGCGCCGAGCCTGATTTACCTGATGTCGTGCGGCTGCATGTTCTTCCTGTTTTTTGCCTGGGCCTGGGTGTTTGCCCAACCCGCCCTGAGGGACCGCAAGGCTCAGTTGGAAGAGGTGTTGCTGGCCTTGCCACTGTCGCTGCCGGCGTTGTTGTGGGGACGCTTTATCGGCGCGGCTTTGGTGGGTGGCTTGCTGGCCAGTTCGCTGATTGTCGGCTTCCTGATCAGCCCGGTGTTGGGCTGGCTCGGCTGGGTGCCAGCGGCCAGTATCGGCGCGCCGGTGTGGTCGGCACTCGGCTTTGCTTGGGTCGCCCTGTTGTTGCCAGTGAGCAGCGGGATGGGTGCGTTGTATTACCTGCTGGCGCTGCGCAGCCGTGGGCTGGCCGCACCGTTTGGCTTGGCCACGCTGTTGATGCTGCTGTGGATGTTTGCGGTGGTGGTGCTCAAGGGCGGGCATATCAACCCGTTGTTGGCGGCCAGCCTGGATCCTTCGCTGTTCACCTTTGCCCAGGCTCAGGTCGAGACCTGGAGCGCGGCGCAAAAGTCCCAGTCGCTATTGGCACTGACCCCGGGATTCTGGCTCAACCGCGTGGTGTGGTGCGTGCTGCCTTTGCTGCTGCTGGCGGTGGTGTTGGCGCGTGTCAGCCGCCAAAGCTTGATGGGGCGTCGCAGCGGTGCGGTGCTCGCCGAACCACCGATGCTGGCGGCCACCACTGCCACGTTGCCAGGGCCGCTATCGGCCAGCCACTGGCCGCGGGCGTTGTGGTGCGAAGCGCGTTGGCAGGTACGCCAATTGTTCGCTCGGCGTATCTGGTGGGTCGCCCTTGGCCTGCTGCTGGTGATGGGCGTGCTCAGTGGTTTTGTGCATGGGGTGTGGCATGTGCGCGGGCCGATGGTGCCCCGCGCGGATTTGACCTTGCCATTGCTGTCGAGCGCGCTGTTTCTGGTGCTTGCATTTATTGTCGCGGCGCTGGTCGGGTTGGTGTGCCGACGCGATGACGTCGAAGGCCTCGGCGCGATGTTGCAGGCGACCCCGGCACCTGCCTGGCTGCGTTTGTTGGGGCGGGTGGCCTGTGTGCTGGCGGCCACGCTGGTCCTGGCACTGATACCGGGCATCGCCAGCCTGGTGATCAGCGCCATTGCCGCTCCCGAGAACCTGGCCCCGGGCTTTGTGTTGATCTACCAGGCGCTGGTGTTTGCGCCGCCGTTGCTGGAGTTGGCGATGCTCAGCGTGTGCGTGCACGCGTTGATCCGTCGCTCCGGGCTGGCGTATGCGACATCGATGCTGCTGACGTTTTTCCTGGCGCTCAACCATGAGTTGGGCCTGGTCACCTATCCGGCCTATGCCATGGCAATCCCCGCGCATGTGAGCCTGTCGCTGCTGACCGGCTGGGCGCCGTGGTTGCCCTATCTTGCGACGTTGACGGGCTGGAAACTCGCCGGCTGCCTGGTGTTGCTGGCCTTGGCGGCGCTGGTGTTGCCCCGTGGGCCGGAGCGTCGTCGGTTCAGCGACCTGCGCCGCAGTCTGCTGGGCTTGCCCGGTGCGTTGCTGGCGGTGGGCATTCTCGGCTTATTGGGCTGTGGCGTGCTGTTGCACAAGCACCTGGTGGAGCAGGGCGATTATCAGTCGATCGCCGAGCAACGCGCCGCACGCGCCGACTGGGAGCGCCAATGGCTCGCGGGAGCGGGGGCCTGGCAGGTCGTGGGTGGGCGCCTGCAGTTGCAGGTCGATGCTAAGGCACGTGAGGTCATGGGCCAGTGGCGACTGGACGGGGTCGTTGCGGCGAACCTGGACGCAGAGCTGCCGCCTGGTTTGCAGGTGACAGCAGTGAGCGTGATGGGGCGCCCCGTCGACTTTCAACAGGCAAGCGACCACCTGCGCGTGCCCGTGGCGGGCTGCGCGACGCAGGCTTGCAGCGTGGAGCTGCAATGGCGGGTGACGGCCCGTGGCTGGCCGGCCGAGGGCGAAGCGTTCTGGCTGGGGCCGCAGGGCACGTGGCTGGAAGCCCGCCG of Pseudomonas azotoformans contains these proteins:
- a CDS encoding non-ribosomal peptide synthetase → MPAATLLNELKSLGVELWPQDGQLKFRAPQGLLNAERLAQLREHKQQILQLLERQEHPLVEADPAQYHAPFPLTDVQNAYLLGRQSSFGYGNVACHGYLELSWPSLDPQRVEQAWNQLIARHPMLRAVIASEGSQRVLADVGHYPVAVTDLRGATREQHQQAVQQIRQAMEQKLYPTDVWPLFELRLSHSDNGDTLHFSMDSLLADWASAQLLFNELEQLLHDPQAVLPALDISFRDYLLAERGLLEGSRHQRDRDYWLARIDELPAAPRLPTPLSGEDISVPRFQRQSAHLDPTHWAALKSAASERGLTPTLVVLAAYVGTLQRWSQQPAFSLNLTLLNRLPLHPQVDRLVGDFTSVSLLHVKDPQGQDFTHQARQLGGQLFADLEHRLFSGIQVMREIGRRRGREAAAMPVVFTSAIGLGVEPPAGSQRQVGHGITQTPQVTLDCQVMDDRHGLHIHWDVRQGVFPEGLIEDMQQALLAQLQLLANDPAAWDHPIDVPLPAWQQRERLAANATAAPLPTGRLHDGLLAMAWEHPNAVAVIDAHGSLTYAELVARALAVASTLRDAGCAAQEPVAILIPKGLDQVVAAYGALLAGAAYLPLDSSAPAARRDRILQGAGVRHVLGQSRALPDTPLPHAVQFHAVDQLPPAAPGFETVDASADDLAYVIYTSGSTGEPKGVMISHRAALNTVQDINRRFQVNAGDRVLGLAQLSFDLSVYDLFGPLAVGGTLVLPDPARGADPSHWAEQVQRHQVTLWNSVPAQLHMLAHYLQAEPRPLDSLRLALLSGDWIPLNLPPQLHALLPGLKLVGLGGATEASIWSNLHPIGTIDPAWRSIPYGLPLANQGFRVLDGQWRDAPTWVPGELYITGVGLAQGYLGDQALSEARFFAHPLDGQRLYRTGDRGRYLPGGELEFLGREDGQVKVRGHRVELGEIDAALLATPGVDGAASLLNGELLAFVTPARAEPAPLPGAPLLNAVNRYAENQVGSFEAQQVHAYQADLNAAALSSMLDVMLKAGLFRAEQVEPDVEHILRALQAEPRHHWLVRRWLEALCAAGLLRLEHTRYRLPHTAPEPALAWGRVEQAVTSGLCSQALLDYQLDHVRQLPQLLRGEVNPFDLLFPQGRQERALQLYGGDAVSRYNNHSIAALINRLATHHEGDGPLRILEIGAGTGATSASVISLLDGLDVDYLFTDMTAFFLPAAKQRFADQPWVRYGVLDIDQDYRPQGLASNSVDIVLCAGMLNSVKDIDTSLSHITELLRPGGWLVFSEPTGEWPPILLTQGFMMTPVNGDHEHGRSGLRNAEIWQARIQAFGGECLPALPHADHPLVALGMQVFAARFKAGVHRLSVDSLRRALAQRLPDYMLPAHLQVLDRMPLTANGKVDRRTLAAWRPAVDAQAPAGQDAPSNPLTAQLCRLWAEALGLAQIGVDDSFYEKGADSLILARVAGQLREQLPQAQGLSYDTLLRQMLNEPNIAALARLLKHGESTPSAAAISAEAQRSSSSNALVVPFGGGEVGPVRVMFHAALGTLDYFQHLGRALAEQQAGPVLGFAVADTEQYLALEPKRLIESVAQDYAERLIADGHQRFQLIGYCLGGLLATEVARRLLERGMEVVDLSLIDSIPMFIDTDEELAYEAIFVPNLNLDPVKTVFGAHIEDYDVYRAIDLLMARDNRRVPAGAMAALSGDPGLDALALAVQKQSARSQAERLAEYARLASGQAGVPIGPELVPTLFRVCRHSMRAARFDPPPFLGNMTYLRCLEQQSFGITGGVGHLAAPFWEDACLGRFDLIDVPGNHFSVIEPPHVHLVTAHLLEALRKNS